In Mustela nigripes isolate SB6536 unplaced genomic scaffold, MUSNIG.SB6536 HiC_scaffold_20, whole genome shotgun sequence, the genomic window AATGAAGGAGGCAGTGACTGATTATTTCAGTGATAAATGAATCACACGCTTTGCAAAAGCATGCTAGGATTCTCTTAAATTTGCAAACTCTCACTAGTATATTTAGGACTTTTCCTTCACAAACACTTAAAAactgatgtttaaaaatattctagaacTGTGATATTTTAAACAAGGAttttaaatctaattaaaaacaaagagacataCCAGTGAATCactatggaaaaaataatgaacagtaATGGacttaaaaattagtttatgCACGGGTGCTgagtggttcagtgagttaagtctgcctgggatcaagccttgcattgcatggggctctttgctcagtggggagtctgcttctccctctccgattccccctacttgtgctccctctcttactgtctctgtctttgtcaaataagtacataaagtctttaaaaaatgagtttatacACAAATTCAGggaaatctttttaagaaaattagtttatatttaatattctgtGACAAATGTCTTACTTTCAAAAAATATGTGGCAGTCAAAGAGAAGAAGCTACATGTGTTTTCAGATGTGCAGAATTGATATCAGTACATATTATTGCCAAAAGAATAAGATTTCTGATTGCTAAATATCCTTAATCAATAGCTGGACCAAATGGTCAAATGGCCATTTGCTAGATAAAAAATGGCTGAGTATTGATGATTACATACAATCTGGCACAAAGACCTGCTTTTCCTAGCATTTGTACCACCTTCTGCTCTTTCTACCTCAGAGAGCCCTTTCCACAGCTGGCTCTGCCAAGCACCCGTGTCCAGACACTGACAGGAGAAGGGTTTACCTCATTGGTGTTGCAGATGTTCCCGAGGGCTGAGCCACAGATTTTCCCCGGTAAAGCGTTCCAAGGGATGATACCTGTGAGATGAAGCCCAACAGAACGTTAGTTATTAGTACACACTGCAGTGCTCCATGCTCTCACTGGTCCTCACCACTTCAGGATCCAGTTACACTGTAATTGTACACTGTTCATCAACAGTTGACAGGTCGGCCCTCTGCAGACCAGgccttttgaaataaaaagtaagcCCCATCAAGACAACAGGGTAAGAgcaaaatagaataagaaattcAAACAATATGACCCAatatgacttttttccttttacaaataaagctttatttactaaatatttaccaatttagaaaactaaaatttccCTAAACTGAATTTATGAACtattaattacaaataaataactaTAGTATGTATGACTCTCTTACAAAGCTATTTTTTACATcatatgttattatattatacTCAGGTCAAATACCTTTCTATACAAATATCTTGGTTTGTCACCTTGCAAGTGAAAAAGAGGTGTTCACAACGAGATCTTTTTAGTCTACCATGAGATAAGTACCGAAATTGAGAGCATACACTCACAAAGTTTCATAAAAATTAGACAGagtaattacaaattacaaatacaaatctgaatttgtattttgtatgtattttacaatacattttattatgtttaattattggAAATAATTTTGGATTAAAAGACTAAGTGTAAATGTATTAGAAATCATTTTGAATTGAAAGtctaattgtaaatatttaaaaagaaaaacaccattttCATCCCAGAGGATGGACAAGCACAGTCTATAATGTGTCTCTCATGGTTACCCTGAGTTCTCTCTATACTTAACAATTGTTCATAGGcggtttttcttttccacttaatttAAAGGTAAGTGCATGATTTCTGCATACATgtgtacttaaaaattaaaaatagctcaAATTACAGTTTTCTCAGtatataaagaagaaagatcaaaaaataaaatctgcatttcCTTCCATCCTCCATATTCTTCCAGCctgtttggctcaagtcatgatctcaggatggtgagactgagccccaggtagGAATCCCACTGGacatgcagtctgcttgagattctctctctttccctctttctctgcccctcttcctactCACTctatctctaatttttttttcaaagaatatatgaaactgatcacaatgattaaaaaaacaccCTATTATAACTAAGGTGTGGACCTATACACAAGAGGATAAAAGTTCACTGGGTAGAATACAGGGAGGTACCATACTGTCGGATGTCCACGCAGATCTGCTCCACATTGGCTGTGCCATTGGTCTGCGGTGACTTGATGACCTCACAGGTTGACCAGATGTTGTAGAACATAAACACAGGCACCGCGGAGAAACCAAACACACCCAGCCAGGCCACTCCCAGCATGTAGGTGAGGAACACGAACTGagcagaaaaggagaaggagaaagaatcatTACTGAAGGGGTGGGCAGGGTTACAGCACCTGGGGACAAAATGGTCACACAGCTCTGGCTGGATGGTGAACCTGGGGGCTGTATTCCCAGCACCGCGGACCACAGGAGTGACAGGCTTAGCCAcaagggaaaggggaagcagggcTGGTCCAGGGCAGGCATGCTCTCTAGATCTATATGATGGACAATGTGATTGCCCAAAGCCACTTAAGGGACTTTGTGCAGGTCCCTCTCTCAACTAACAAAGCCAGGAGACCCCACGTGGTAATTTCCCTTGTCCACAGTTGCAGACTGAATTAGAAAGGGAGGCAGcaattactaaatatttaccaTGGTGATTATAATGTATTGGGATTCTTTCACAGCACTGAATGATAACTTCATATCAGTTTCTCAAAAACTGCCTTTATTTTACACAACATATGGATAGTACAATAACAAATACTTCAGAAAGCTCTTTCTCAAAAGGAACTTGGCTAGTTTCATTGCCTTGTGAAATTAGTAAAAGCATTGGATGCTTGAGTCTTTATTAGAAGTTGaaaatttgtataattttcaCATTTCAATTTCCAACATGCCTTGGCGgcttggttgggcagctgccttcggctcaggtcatgatcccagcgtcctgggattgagtcccacatcgggctccttgctcggcagggagcctgcttctccctctgcttctgcctgccactctgtctgcctgtgttcgctctctcccctctgtctctgataaataaataaaatctttaaaaagaaaaaaaaaagaagctgaaaattactttgaatagagcttaatgaacacagaagagagaaatatctcatttccttttagttttctttcacaCTCAGCATTCATAGCAGTTTTACAAACACAGCAATGGCTTAGGAAAAAATCCTCATTGTGTTCTTCTACACATTGCTATGAGCAATTTCAGGAAAATCATAATGATACCACTTCACTTTATTCATAACTTTCTGCCCGAATACTAATTTAAGAGAACTCTTAAAGACTATCCATAAACTGTTGTGGTATTTATATTCCCAGAATATATATCCTCAGAATGTGTGGCAagtgtttggatttcttttggcttgacttttatttcttcaactgATCCTGAAGACCAAATATTTGAACCATAGGAGTTCCATTTGGTGTCAGACAGATCACTTCCTGTTGGTCACCCCAGAAAACTCTAGAAACAGATCACTTGTACTTGCAGGACATCGACACTTTCAAAAGTATTTCCATTGAAAATATCTAAAGAAGTAGATTTCATTACTTTCACATACCCTTTGTCGCCAGTGCTTATGGATACACTACTGCAAACTGGGGCTTCTTTTTCtaactctttaaaagaaaagttcacTTACTTTTCAATAACACCATAGAAAATTGAAGAAGAACTGGGTAGCTCCTTTATTGGTCAGCCCTGCCTTTCAATGATGGTCAGAATTCCAAAGTATAGGCCAGGGTCCAGTAGAAAGTGCTCCCCTTGCAGACTGTTCCTGTCATGGTGGCCTTAAGCATGCAGAGTTACTTCGTAGTGTCTTCCCAGGTAGAAGAATCCCATAAAGGACCAGAGAGTACCAGGGATTCTGGTGACAAAACTGAGTTTTGCTGTCCATGGTGGGCAAagctcatttatattttaaactttatacaACTTCCTGTATTAGCATGTTCCTCTGTCAACGCCCTCCCTGTCACTTCTATCTTCCTAACATCCTCCAGAGCAGGTTTATTCAATGATCTTCTTGAATGTATCAACAAAAATAGTGTTAAGGATAAGTTAccaatgagaaaatgaataaagctaGTCCTGCACAGCAgtcttttgaactttttaaaacagaactttttatataaataaattaatgtaacaGATTCAACAGATAAAAATGACAGTGCTGGTTAAGAGGAAGTATTCCAGAAGCCCACTGGGCACACACATGCCTTCTGAGGGGAACCACTCGAAATATAGGCCTACATGTGAAAACTATACAAACTCTTGAAACTGTGCTGTATGACAACAAAACTCAAATATGACTTtgtataattttcacatgtcttAAAATGATCATCACATTTCccctcaaacatttaaaaatgtgagaacCGTTCTTAGCTATACAAAAACAAGATTTGGCCTGCAGGTTGCAGTTTGAAAGCCCTATCTTAGCTTATAAACTTTTTGAGCAGATGTATTTTAATCTTTGCACACTAGCAATCAGCAAAATTCCCAGCTGTATGCTTGATACAGTACATGCTTGATATATACTTCCAGAACAGTTATGATAAGTAATCATAGTACATGTATGGCTTTAGGTCCAATATGAATATTCAAAGACAGGACAGCACTGacaataagaaaaattttcagtattCTTACTTCCCATACATTGATAGGAGAAAGGTTCCGTACTACTAGcaatagattttaatttattatcaaTACTATGTTGAAAGTCTTTATTATGTCCCTGACTATAAAGTGGTAAGAACAATATTTGTGTCATGGACTTCATCCACCTTTGATTATCTCATAGCTTtcaccaaatacaaaaataaccagATATGTGGCTCTGGTTGTATATCAGACAGAGATTTGTACTAACCATTGCACTAATGCATTGGCCACAGGCACTTGTTTTAAATTCACCATGCAGCGCCTTCACTTCACTTGCGGTATAGAAGCCTTCTGCCAACAGAATGATTCCatacaagaaaaagaaggatgCAATCCCGTAGATGACATACTGCATCAGTTGTATTCTATGGAAAGGAACACAAGGTCCGGAAAACGGACATTGTCCACATGGTAAAGAGAAGATGTTTTCAGCCCCAGGAAGGAAGACATGAGCGATAGTGATATCCTGTAATACCTGCCACCCTGCTAATGGCTTCAGTGGCTAATGGGGCATTCCGGGAAGTCATCCCTGCCCCTGTACAGCAACGTGGTCAGGGGCAGAGAGGCTCAGTTGTCATCTTTCAATACTCACCTGCATCCTTTGCCATGACTGCTAGAATCCTTATTTTGCATGCAAGTAAACACAAACATTGAGAAGTTAAGTTACTTAAAGGTACAGAGTCACTGGCAGAACTACCATTTGAATTCTGGTCTAAGGACAACATGTTTTTTCTGCCATAGCAAAATGCTTTCCAACTAGGCTTACTAATTGTTATCCTTTTAGAACCCTCTACATAAGCACTTAGGACTTCTTTAAGGAGTTAGCTTGGGAAGATGCTTTTGCATTGAGATTTTCACTACACAAATGATAATATGTCAAAATACAGAAAGTTAATTCACACCTAACTTTGTCCTAATGAATATCTACAAAGGGTATGACCATTCCATACCCTTTGGTCACCCATGAGAATCAGTAGAAGCTTTAGAAATTACAGATAGAAATTTCTATCTTCAGAGATTATGATTTAATTAGTTTGGTGAAGCATGGCATGGGGATTATAGAGCTTCCTAGAACCTTCCCAGATTTAACCTTGGTAAATATTTCTTGGTCTTCTTTGTACATTGTCCTCTTTACCACTCAGTAAATGTCTTCTGTCCATGATATTTCTCCCTTCTCACATCACTTATTTCCTTGGGTGACATTAATggacaaataaaaaggaatgacatttTTTCCCTAAGGACTCATCCAATGTTTTTCCAGTATAGTTCcaaaaatattcattcatatCTCTTTCTATCTAGTAAAATTACGTacaattacaaaacaaaacaaaacaacccaaaaaacaaaaacaagcattgTTAAACTCTGggattcaaaaagagaaaaagaaaactctgaaggaaatggagaaaagggagaacCTATTAAACCTGGGTTTATATAGTTAGAGAATCAATGCATGGTAGTAGTTAAGACTCCACCGAGAATATTTTTAGAATGAGAAGGCAAAGATTTGGGACTAAACCCCTGAAACATCCTTCAGGTAAGGATGCCCAAGGAATTATTCTTCTGCCAGAGAGTGCTTAATATATTCTTGTAGACTTTGACTTGGGCTAAGTCTTCAATGGATTTCCAAACATCCCAGGAATGATTTCCTATGAgaaaactagaaggtattatattGATATGAAGATTGGCAACATCAATTTAACCTTCCTACATTCTTCCATGTCCACAGTTACTGTATACAGAATGACTTATCTGTACACTTGGCTATTAACAGATGAAATTCCACTGCCAGTCCAATACACCCCAGATTCCAAATAACAATCAGTGCcttactttaattttttccctctttcataaACTTTTTTGTTATCTGCACACAGTGAACTTTATTTAAAACATCAATTTTTATGatagttatgctgaaaataaataaatttaaaaaaaatttaaaaaaaccaaacatcaAATTTTTTTGTTGGCAGAAAAAGAagatttttcctattatttttattatactaattattatttttattatactaatatattcatattataactTGCTATCTAAATTATTTATAAGTAGATAGTTAGAGGTATTAATTACATTCatattgtgcagccatcacccTATCATTCTCCACATTTTTCAGTATAGAACTGAAACATTCTACTCTTAAAACAATAATtcccatttcctctccctctaacttctgacaaccaccattctatttctgtatctataaTTCTGTTTATAGTAACAAATTTCAGCTTGTCACCACTGAATATGGTGTGAGCTTTGGGTAATAGATGACTTTCTTATGTTGACAGATATTCCTGTTAAACcaatttattgagagtttttatgtttgtgtatgtaattttgtacatttatgtTTGTTGGAttatgtcaaatgcttcttctacATCTATTGAGGTAATCATATACATTTTGTCCTTTGTTTGTTAATCTGCTGTCATATTGATTTGTGACTATTTAATTATACTTTCATACCTGAAATATATACCACTTAATTATGGTgactaatccttttaatgtattattaatttccatttactaatattttgttgagaatttttgtatgtttgttcaCAAGAGATAggtttgtaattttctttgtagtgtctttgtctgattttggtataataatactggcttcatagaattaATTTGCAAGAATTTTATTTCAGGAATACTTTAATAAGGGTAGATGTTGACtcgtctttaaatgtttggtagaatcacctatgaagtcatctggtccctcattttgtttattggatTTTTTGAGTACTGATTCTGTTTTGTAACTAGCAgtcagtctattcaaattttctatttattcctgattcagttttagaaaattatttctaggaatttgtccatttcttctaggttgtccagtttgttggcttATAATTTTGCATCATTGTCTATGTAtttataatcctttatatttctgtagtaCCAGTTATTAATTCtccttcattcctgattttattttttggagtcctctctctttttttcttgataactATGGCTAAAGATGATcaatttttgttatcttttcaaagtaccagctcttagtttatttatttgcaagtctctttttatatctttattatttccttctaatAACTTTaagctttgtttgttcttctgtCCCTTGTTTCTTGGGTGTGAA contains:
- the LOC132008015 gene encoding neuronal membrane glycoprotein M6-b-like — protein: MKPAMETAAEENTEQSQERKGCFECCIKCLGGVPYASLVATILCFSGVALFCGCGHVALAGTVAILEQHFCTNTSDHTLFREVIQLMQYVIYGIASFFFLYGIILLAEGFYTASEVKALHGEFKTSACGQCISAMFVFLTYMLGVAWLGVFGFSAVPVFMFYNIWSTCEVIKSPQTNGTANVEQICVDIRQYGIIPWNALPGKICGSALGNICNTNEFYMSYILFIVACAGAGATVIALLIYLMAITYNYAVLKFKSREDSCTKF